The Trinickia caryophylli genomic sequence CGAACCCCCGCGCGCGTAAAATGCGGCGTCCGCCTCACACCCGATTGTTCAACGCCATGCCGAGCAGCTCCGATCCGAACGATGTCGTCATTGCCGCCACGCGCCATTGGCTCGAGCGCGCCGTCATCGGACTCAACCTTTGTCCGTTCGCGAAAGCCGTGCACGTCAAGGGCCAGATCCGGTATGCCGTCAGCGCCGCGTGCGATCTCGAAGGCGTACTGACCGACCTCGAAAGCGAGCTGCGCCGGCTCGACGAGGCCGACCCACAGCACATCGACACGACGCTGCTGATCCTGCCGCATGCGTTGCACGACTTCCTGGCCTTCAACGATTGCACGTTTTTCGCCGAGCGACTCGTCGTGCAGCTCGGGCTGCAGGGAACGCTGCAGGTAGCAAGCTTTCACCCGCAATATCGGTTCGAAGGCAGCGAGCCGGACGACATCGAGAACTACACGAACCGTGCGCCGTACCCGGTCCTTCACCTGCTGCGCGAGGCAAGCCTGACACGCGCCGTGGACGCGTTCCCCGATGCGGCCGACATCTACGAGCGCAACATGGAGACGCTGCGCCGCCTCGGCCACGACGGCTGGCGCAGATGGATGAGCGAAGACTGACGAACGCCGCGCTTACGCAGGCGTGAAGAAGCGCTCGCGCAGCTCGGCGAGCCCCAGCGTGTCGAGCACTTCGGCGAGCCGCTCGGCTGGTTTGCGGCGCGGGAGGTTCTTGTATTGCGCGATGATGAGCTCGTTCTTCATGGAGTGCTCCCACCCGACGAGCTCGGTCACGCTCACCTGATAGCCATGCGCTTCGAGCTGCAGGCAACGCATGACGTTCGTGATCTGCGAGCCGAACTCGCGCGTATGCAGCGGATGGCGCCAGATTTCGGCCAGCGCGTTCGCGAGCGATTTTCCCTTGTTGCGCCTCAGCACACCGGCCACTTCGGCCTGGCAGCAAGGCACGAGCACGATGTGCCGGGCGTGTTTGGCGAGCGCGAAGCGAATCGCGTCATCGGTGGCCGTATCGCAGGCATGCAGCGCCGTAACGATGTCCACCGATGGCGGCAGACTCGGCGAGTCGATCGATTCAGCCACGGACAAGTTCAGGAACGACATTCGCTCGAAACCGAGCCGCGCGGCGAGCGCCGTCGATTTGGCAACGAGTTCGGCGCGCGTTTCGATCCCGTAGATATGCGACTGGTCGCCCGGCGGCAAGCTTTTGAAGAAAAGATCGTACAGAATGAACCCAAGATACGACTTGCCCGCGCCATGATCGACGAGAGAGATCGAGCCCTGTTGGCGATGCACGTCCTCGAGCAGCGGCTCGATGAATTGATAAAGGTGATAGACCTGCTTGAGCTTGCGTCGACTATCCTGATTGAGCTTGCCGTCGCGAGTCAGGATATGCAGCTCCTTGAGCAGCTCGATCGATTGCTCGGGGCGAATGTCGTAGTTTTTTGCGGACATCTGGAAGACGCTCTGGGAGCCAAGTCGCGGCCAGCGTGCGACAGCCTACAGAACAACAAGGACAATCGCGTCAGTTTACCGAAAACGACGGGCTTCGGCCGCAAGTACCCTTCGCAGGAACGTTTCGTGCTCCTACGCGTCCTACCGCGAATCGGCGCGATCGCTCCCACGGGGCGTGGCACGCGGCGCATCGCACACCGCGCCCGCCTCGCAAGCCGGGGGCGCAGTATGACACCCCGTGACGGGGCGGGCGGCATGAAGGCCCGCGGGGAATCGACGAATCCGGCGTAACCGCGTTACGTGACCGACGTAACGCGGGGCGCACCGGAGCGGATTGACGGGATCGTCGCATGCGACGGACCGCCTTGAAGAAAGGAGGACGGCATGGCTACGGTACCCAACGGAGATGCGGAGCAAAAGTTCCAGGCGATGCTCGCTTCGCTGCTGGCCTCGCCGACCGGC encodes the following:
- a CDS encoding DUF1415 domain-containing protein, which translates into the protein MPSSSDPNDVVIAATRHWLERAVIGLNLCPFAKAVHVKGQIRYAVSAACDLEGVLTDLESELRRLDEADPQHIDTTLLILPHALHDFLAFNDCTFFAERLVVQLGLQGTLQVASFHPQYRFEGSEPDDIENYTNRAPYPVLHLLREASLTRAVDAFPDAADIYERNMETLRRLGHDGWRRWMSED
- a CDS encoding class I SAM-dependent methyltransferase → MSAKNYDIRPEQSIELLKELHILTRDGKLNQDSRRKLKQVYHLYQFIEPLLEDVHRQQGSISLVDHGAGKSYLGFILYDLFFKSLPPGDQSHIYGIETRAELVAKSTALAARLGFERMSFLNLSVAESIDSPSLPPSVDIVTALHACDTATDDAIRFALAKHARHIVLVPCCQAEVAGVLRRNKGKSLANALAEIWRHPLHTREFGSQITNVMRCLQLEAHGYQVSVTELVGWEHSMKNELIIAQYKNLPRRKPAERLAEVLDTLGLAELRERFFTPA